Proteins from one Cicer arietinum cultivar CDC Frontier isolate Library 1 chromosome 3, Cicar.CDCFrontier_v2.0, whole genome shotgun sequence genomic window:
- the LOC101490687 gene encoding phosphoglycolate phosphatase 1A, chloroplastic-like, with amino-acid sequence MLRCSSSIAVTAGVGVCHTQRLLCSLSLPLNYTFSHSLRNPLLSSNSAFLKWNRNINSKINRFRMATRALAQPLQNADELINSVETFIFDCDGVIWKGDSLIEGVPETLDMLRSKGKRLVFVTNNSTKSRKQYGKKFETLGLNVSAEEIFASSFAVAAYLKSIDFPKDKKVYVIGEDGILKELELAGYQYLGGPEDGGKKIELKPGFLMEHDEDVGAVVVGFDRYFNYYKIQYGTLCIRENPGCLFIATNRDAVTHLTDAQEWAGGGSMVGALSGSCQREPLVVGKPSTFMMDYLANEFGISKSQICMVGDRLDTDILFGQNGGCKTLLVLSGVTSLSTLQSPNNSIQPDFYTNKISDFLSLKAAAV; translated from the exons ATGCTTAGGTGCAGCAGCAGTATAGCAGTTACTGCTGGTGTTGGTGTTTGCCACACTCAAAGATTATTATGCTCACTTTCACTTCCCTTAAACTATACATTCTCTCACTCTCTTCGCAACCCTTTACTATCGTCGAATTCCGCGTTTCTCAAATGGAATAGAAACATCAATTCTAAGATTAATCGTTTTAGAATGGCAACGCGCGCTTTGGCGCAACCGCTTCAGAATGCTGATGAGCTTATTAACTCCGTCGAGACTTTCATTTTCGACTGTGATG GAGTTATATGGAAAGGTGATAGCTTAATAGAAGGAGTTCCTGAAACATTGGACATGCTTCGGTCAAAG GGAAAAAGATTGGTTTTTGTCACCAACAACTCAACTAAGTCTAGGAAACAATATGGAAAGAAGTTTGAAACTCTTGGCCTGAATGTCAGCGCG GAGGAGATTTTTGCATCGTCTTTTGCAGTTGCAGCGTATTTGAAATCCATTGATTTCCCAAAAGATAAAAAG GTTTATGTCATTGGAGAAGATGGCATCTTGAAGGAGCTTGAGCTTGCTGGATATCAGTACCTTGGTGGGCCG GAAGATGGTGGGAAAAAGATAGAGCTGAAGCCAGGGTTCTTGATGGAGCATGATGAAGAT GTTGGAGCAGTTGTTGTGGGGTTTGATCGCTATTTCAACTACTATAAAATCca GTACGGAACTCTCTGTATACGTGAAAACCCTGGATGTCTTTTCATTGCTACAAATAGAGATGCTGTTACTCATCTCACTGATGCTCAAGAATGGGCAG GTGGGGGTTCTATGGTTGGTGCTCTCAGCGGATCTTGTCAACGCGAACCACTTGTTGTTGGAAAACCCTCAACTTTCATGATGGACTACTTAGCAAACGA GTTTGGCATTTCAAAGTCACAAATATGTATGGTTGGGGACAGATTAGACACTGACATTTTGTTTGGACAAAATGGTGGCTGCAAAACTCTTCTTGTCCTCTCAGGTGTCACCTCATTGTCGACACTACAGAGTCCAAACAATTCCATACAACCGGACTTCTATACCAACAAAATTTCAGATTTT CTTTCCCTAAAAGCTGCTGCTGTTTGA
- the LOC101491005 gene encoding uncharacterized protein: MTVWPLNPLYYTIHRIQIQITPQHKLQFPSQSQSFFITITKVSIFTFKIQMGLSINNVPATVTPRHYNIHKLFLFCNYILLGAASSCIFLTLSLRLVPSLCGFFLILLHIFTIAGAVSGCAAVGANRWYSAHMVATVLTAIFQGSVSVLVFTRTGDFLGQLKSYVREEDGSVILKLSGGLAILIFFLEWIVLTLAFFLKYYACVEGGNNNRAIVLGSAKVHQQDEDLKDWPWPFQV, encoded by the coding sequence ATGACCGTTTGGCCACTGAACCCACTATATTATACCATCCACCGAATCCAAATCCAAATCACACCACAGCACAAGCTTCAGTTTCCATCACAATCTCAATCCTTCTTCATCACAATCACTAAAGTTTCCATCTTTACATTCAAAATCCAAATGGGTCTATCAATCAACAACGTGCCAGCCACAGTCACACCAAGACACTACAACATCCACAAATTATTCCTTTTTTGTAACTATATCCTTTTAGGTGCAGCTTCCAGCTGCATCTTCCTCACTCTCTCACTCCGCCTCGTCCCTTCACTTTGTGGCTTCTTCTTAATCCTTCTCCACATCTTCACCATAGCAGGTGCTGTTTCAGGCTGTGCTGCTGTTGGTGCTAACCGTTGGTACTCTGCTCACATGGTAGCAACTGTTCTAACCGCTATATTTCAGGGTTCTGTTTCTGTTCTTGTTTTCACAAGGACTGGTGATTTTCTTGGTCAGTTGAAATCTTATGTCAGAGAAGAAGATGGTTCTGTGATTCTTAAGTTGTCTGGTGGACTTGCTATTTTGATCTTTTTCTTGGAATGGATTGTTTTGACACTTGCTTTTTTCTTGAAGTACTATGCCTGTGTTGAAGGTGGAAATAATAATAGGGCTATTGTTTTGGGAAGTGCTAAGGTTCATCAACAGGATGAAGATTTGAAGGACTGGCCATGGCCTTTTCAggtttaa